The Hyperolius riggenbachi isolate aHypRig1 chromosome 3, aHypRig1.pri, whole genome shotgun sequence genome window below encodes:
- the LOC137564168 gene encoding tubby-related protein 3-like, which yields MDPGEPHIGGSSSILDDDNSRLRQVKLHNQRALLEQKQRKKRQEILMVQPNHEPRQRRPKSRKSEEQALLMPCHTPQSASSDVILDGIDGPAAFLHSDTQDVEYKIHILSVGETCPDEEELESSRPESSDVSSRPRLGEGKVSVENRGSSEVTTDTSRLQPRVSEVKPLKKEVKSRPAASKTTARPVHEEEEGAQENHEESRRDLQELLQERGISDSLPFDEDTTDEEEGDSGSTRPGSSASKKSLTESASAETIPIAAQSDVGEVGDLKEFALQPAPRGVTVRCRISRDKKGMDRGLFPTYYMHLEKDDNRKIFLLAGRKRKKSKTSNYLISIDPTDLSREGECFIGKLRSNLMGTKFTIYDDGESPGKGKAAGAMDTNKMRQELAAVCYETNVLGFKGPRKMSVLIPGMNINHERVPFQPVNESESLLSRWQSKRNENIIELHNKAPVWNDDTQSYVLNFHGRVTHASVKNFQIVHDNDPEYIVMQFGRVAEDLFTLDYSYPMCALQAFAVALSSFDSKLACE from the exons ATGGATCCGGGAGAGCCGCATATCGGGGGGAGCAGCAG TATCCTGGATGATGATAATTCCAGACTGCGGCAGGTTAAACTCCACAACCAG AGGGCACTGTTGGAGCAGAAGCAGAGGAAGAAGAGGCAGGAGATCCTAATGGTGCAGCCCAACCATGAGCCCAGACAGCGAAGACCGAAATCGAGAAAGAGCGAGGAGCAGGCTCTTCTCATGCCATGTCACACGCCTCAATCTGCCAGCTCAGATGTCATCCTGGATG GAATTGATGGTCCAGCTGCCTTCCTGCATTCCGATACTCAGGATGTAGAATACAAAATCCACATTTTATCAGTGGGCGAGACTTGTCCCGATGAGGAGGAATTGGAATCCTCCAGACCTGAGTCGAGTGATGTGAGCAGTAGGCCGAGGCTTGGTGAAGGCAAGGTGTCAGTGGAGAATAGAGGTAGCTCAGAGGTCACCACTGACACTAGCAGACTCCAGCCAAGAGTCAGTGAGGTGAAACCCCTAAAGAAAGAGGTCAAATCCCGTCCTGCTGCCAGCAAGACCACAGCCAGGCCTgttcatgaggaggaggagggggcccaGGAAAACCATGAGGAATCTAGACGAGACCTGCAGGAATTGCTGCAGGAGAGAG GCATCTCAGACAGTCTACCTTTTGATGAAGACACAACCGATGAGGAGGAGGGAGACTCTGGAAGTACTCGGCCCGGTTCTTCAGCCAGCAAAAAGTCTCTGACC GAATCTGCGTCTGCAGAGACCATACCTATTGCTGCTCAAAGTGACGTAGGAGAAGTGGGTGACTTGAAAGAATTTGCCTTGCAGCCGGCCCCCCGAGGTGTCACTGTACGGTGCCGCATTAGCCgtgacaagaaggggatggaccgCGGACTGTTCCCTACCTACTATATGCACCTGGAGAAAGACGACAACCGCAAG ATTTTCCTTCTGGCTGGAAGAAAGcggaaaaaaagcaaaacatcCAATTATCTGATTTCCATTGACCCCACAGACCTGTCCCGGGAAGGGGAATGTTTCATTGGCAAACTCCG ATCCAACCTGATGGGGACCAAGTTTACTATATATGACGATGGTGAGAGCCCCGGTAAGGGCAAGGCTGCTGGAGCGATGGACACTAACAAAATGAGGCAGGAGCTGGCGGCTGTTTGTTAT GAGACCAATGTTTTGGGCTTTAAAGGACCCCGGAAGATGTCTGTGTTAATCCCTGGAATGAATATTAATCATGAACGGGTTCCTTTCCAGCCAGTAAAT GAATCAGAGAGTCTTCTGTCCCGGTGGCAGAGCAAACGCAATGAAAACATAATCGAGCTGCACAACAAGGCTCCGGTGTGGAATGATGACACTCAGTCCTATGTGCTGAACTTCCACGGCCGCGTCACTCACGCCTCCGTCAAGAACTTCCAGATTGTACATGACAATGACC CCGAGTACATCGTCATGCAGTTTGGCCGGGTGGCAGAGGATCTCTTCACCCTGGATTACAGCTACCCCATGTGTGCTCTGCAGGCCTTCGCAGTGGCCCTCTCCAGCTTTGACAGCAAGCTTGCATGTGAGTGA